A stretch of DNA from Oreochromis aureus strain Israel breed Guangdong linkage group 23, ZZ_aureus, whole genome shotgun sequence:
GACATTCGGTTTCCCTGTGTAAAGTcacatttcaaataaaaactcaaaagtaTTCTTATATGtagcttttcctttttcttgtttGCAGTTTTGCTAATTTGGAACTATAAAACCGTTTGTAAACACCAACTGTACAAACTGCACATTGTTGAGTTCGTACAGATTTAAGAGCAGTTTCTTAAACCACATGTATACTGAGCAGACACTTTAGAGTAtctagaaaataaataaagtgactGTGGAGGCAGTGAACTCatcgtcatgttcaagaaaccacttCTGCGATATGGCATGTTATCCGGCGGGGAGCAGCCATCTGAAGATGGTTCACTGTGGTCAGTAACAGtgctcaggtaggctgtggtgtttaaacgatACTTAGctggtactaaggggcccagAACTGAGATCAGGTAATGTTTTTcagaggatgaactgagggTGTGCACCAAGGCCCAGAAGAAGGTACATAAGggaatatttttatgttatttatttagatttttactTAAAACTGCCATAAAAAAAGcatcttatatagcgctttaatatctgagcactctaagcactttatacaacttgcctcattcatacaggctcttttttttctccatggtTTTAATAGGTTTAATAGAGTACACTCGTATATTGTGTCAGAATTATTTCTGGGTATGTAAatctgtctctgtgtgctctCACTTTactataacatttatattttcttaaaaaaaaacccaatttgCTTGCACTGTTCCTTGCTCTGTCAGCTGCAatcaattatagtatttattcattttgtacTGTACTTTTGTTTTAGTCTTATACACTATGTCCAGCTGCTGATGGGGACACATTATGTATTCTGCACAGAGACAGCGTTACGTACCTGGAGTCACCCGCTGCTGCTAAGGAGGGGACATGGTGTGTTTCTCTGGGAAGGGGAGGAGATTGAAAGCCTGAGTCACCGACTGTTCTGTCCCCTCTTCAGCTCCGAAGAgtgaatttattttttccagacGCTCATCTTCGTGTGCTAGATTCACTCAGGATCATTTCCTGTGTGCTGCAGACACACAGAACAAAGACAGTTCATATGAGTGATTCTGAATATGATAAACCATTATTGTGGAGAACACACTGTCACAGCAGCAGACCACAATATTTCACCAGTGCTGCCTGTGCCGTCTACACAACAAAGGTTTAAAATAAGCAGCGATCACCCATTTACCATGTACAAGTTTTACCTCACTGATATTTAGGATTTCTGTTAAAAGACAAAGGTTTTCTTTGTCATATTGATGGATAAAAGATTTCAACATAAAAAATTATATGGATTACAGGAATTgaaatttaataataaatataggCTTCAGACTTATAAAAAGCAGATTCAGCAACAATATTAATCCTATTAGCTGTAATATTGTGTAACTGCTCTGCTCATTAAAGACCAAGGACCTCTGGGTGTGTCCTTTGCTTTCTGGCACCCAGGGAATCTTCTCAGTCCTGTAGGTTGAGGTGTGGGAACTGTGTGGTTTGCTCCGTGGCATCATGCATTATAAGCTCAATGCGCCACAGCAAAATGTTTCTTAATGTTTATGAATCACACATATCTACCTTATTTGAATTCAAGAATGAAAATATATGTTGGAGTGAACTTGAGCCCACTTTAATCATGTAAGAAATAGATCAGACTCCACCAGGAGTACTTTTCGGAGCAACTGAATTATTTAAATTCCAGCTGATCTGACCAATATATATACAAATTCAATCATATATAAAAGCTCTCATGTTGGTGTTTATAAAACACTAATCAGAGTTCCCAAGTTCCTGTGTGAGGTCAAACGCTGAAGTctgattttaataataataatctactGAACCAAAAGAGTTCTGCGCAAGGTAACGTTTGAGGACTCGTGCGTAATGCGACCAGCATGaccaaaaaaaaggggggagggaAGAAAAGGGCGGGCGGATTTTCACAGTTTGCTGCACTAATTTAAAGATCAACACAGTCTCTGCTTACTCAACCTTAACAAGCAACCGACTTACCGCAACTTACATTTCCCATAAATGTCAAGGATCTTTTCCATCCTTCTGCAGAACATGCGAGAGACGAAACAGCAACCACTCAACAGAGTCTCATTTTTCAGGATGGCAAACTGTCAGTGTGTAATAATAAGATTGAAATTTGCGGGGTCTTTCTTCCTATACAGCGCAGAGATCAGTGCAAATGGCAATGGTGGTAGTTATTGATTGGTCCAGCCACTCTTGCTGAAGCTTACGACCCTGTGCTGTCTTTCCTCCAGCAGTTTAGCCCAGAAAGAATCCGTGGCACCACTCAGACTCATTAGACTATCAGTACCATGGCACCATCACATACCCCGACTGCTGAACCTTCCGCAGTTTCTTATTAGTGACAGTGCGTCACTAGAGGAATCGTTTACGCACGAGCCAATACAGGCACAAGGCGACGGTTGAGATTTTCTGATCTCCTTTTGCGCCATGGAGAACTCCAGTCTGCCGGGTGGAAGTGCGCAAAGTGCTGGTTCGGCGGACTTTATTACTTTAAAGCAAGTGGATTCTCCGGAGGAGGGTGTCATGAAGGGATTAGGAGCGTTCGGTCGTGCCGTGTTTCTCCAAGGCAGCGGTTACAGGACTGTAGCCGAGTTTATGGCCGTTCTCCCGACGGAAACCTCTCACCTGATGCCTGCCTTCTGGGACTCCCCGCTCAGTCACAGCATCAATGTGTTCGTCGGACTGGTACTTTGCTTCACTATGTTGGGGCTGGGCTGCACGGTGGAGATCAGCCAGCTCGGACAACATATCCGCCGACCCATCGGGGTGCTGCTGGCTCTGGTGTGTCAGTTTGTTATCATGCCACTAGTGGCTTTTCTTTTGGCGCTAGCCTTTTCTTTGGATGATGTGGCGGCGATGGCCGTGCTCCTCTGTGGCTGCTGTCCTGGAGGAAACTTGTCAAATATTATGTCTCTGCTTGTGCACGGAGAGATGAACCTAAGGTAGATCCCCTTACTCACCTAAGCATGACTTGAAGTGGGTTTTGGTGTGAACAGTGTTTTGTGCGCAAATTCTGACATTTACGCACCGAAATAACAACACTTAAGAATAACTTTTAAGTTCTGCATGCTTTTTTTAAGTCATTGCTACATTTTCCTCAAACGATCCAACACTGTACGTGCTGCACGTCCACCATACTCCTTCTTTTCTCTACTCCTCCCAGCATCATCATGACCATATCCTCCACTCTGCTGGCGCTCGTTTTGATGCCGCTCTGCCTCTGGATCTACAGTCGAGCCTGGATCAACACCCCTGTGGTTAACCTCCTGCCCTTTGGGGCCATCATACTGACACTTTGCAGCACCCTCATCCCCATTGGGTTTGGAGTTATGCTTAGGTACCGCTACACGCGAGTGGCGGATATTGTTTTAAAGGTAATCTGACAACAATTAACTTTTATACATCCGTTCGATCATTTCGTTCCAGCCGAAGTACTTTTGGTTAGGGGCCACCTTTGCGCAAAAGCGCATTGCGTATTTCTTGGTCTCAGTTATTAGTAGTGGGGTGGCTGACCGCTGGAAGAGTGACATCAGAGGCACTCTATCAGGAAGAGCTCCTCCCTGTGCTTTCTGATAAAAGAGACACATGAGGGCCTCATCAGTTAGAGTATACAGTTATGTTGGGCACCACAAGCATAACGAAATTATATGCTGTCCCCTTAGTGCAAAGAAAGCAGTCTATCTTAAACTTTTATCATAtgtacacagtttttttttaaaaaggagtttacaataaataaatacgatataaaacaacattaaaatgtgCTGTTATTAGTCATTATTGGTTGCGCAGGTTGGATATTGCCTTTATGGTTCAAATGAAGAAAACCCCCGAAAAtatttggtttttaaaaatcatgtcTTGTAGAAAGTTGCCgccatattttaaaaaaaatatattctcaCGCTGAATTGTTGTGTTTGCAggcttctctgtggtctttgtTGTTCACCCTCGTGTTACTCTTCATCCTGACTGGAGCAATGCTGGGGCCAGAGCTGCTCTCCACCATCCCGCCTTCTGTCTACGTGGTGGCTGTGCTGATGCCTCTGTGCGGTTACGCTGCAGGTTACGGGCTGGCAGTGCTTTTTGAATTGCCCCCCAACAGTCGCAGGGCCGTGTCTCTGGAGACGGGCTGCCAGAATGTGCAGCTGTGTACGGCTATCCTGAAGCTGGCCTTCCCTCCTCAGCTGATGGGGGGGATGTACATGTTTCCCCTGCTCTACGCCCTGTTCCAAGCAGCCGAGGCTGGGATTTTCATCCTGGCCTACAGGATGTACAGGAGGGAGGTCCTCCATAAACCAGATCCCATGGTGGACGGTGAGGACACGGACATAAATTATCAAAGGTTTGAAGACGAGGACTTTGAACCGTCATATGGTGCGGTGACAGTGAGCGACCCAAACACCATCATGCTGGATCCTTGTCCTCCTGATCCAACTCCAGTGTAATCcgcataaaaataataattaaccCCCCCCGCTGCTCCACTATGGAGGGCCAAAACTGCCaacttgaaaaaaagaaagaaaaaacgacAAAACATATAGATATGACTCAGTAATTCAATAGGAATTGAATTAATACTTAAACAGAAATCAATACagttataaaacaaatatttgtttttgttctcaaTATGTCACTTAGTATTATAGTTACCACATTTTATTACTTTCAttcattttgacttttattttatatttatttaatgattatttttattatttatctatTATTTGACTGTATTTTTAGCCAAATGAACTTTTATCTAATACAGTTCCtttaatggccacttgaggccaTTACCAACAGACATCACCTGTTGGTTTCTGAAGTCTCATTTTGAAGCCTGAGGATGTGGTTCCGCAATCGCCAGCTTAATTGCAAAAATCCAGATATCATGAGATAACGGGTCTGACTGTGAAACCGCATGCTCATTGGCTGACTTGTGGCTACATACCACAGATATCCTTCCATTCTGTTTTGCTTATAAAACAgactttggtttttattttttagcatgacccaaaatgagtgactgagaccataaactcagCAGGAAAATCAGAAAGTCATTTTCCCACAGAACTCTATAAAATTAAGTGACTTTTCGAAACCACagctatcgccatctggtggccttcaAGTAGGATACAGATATTTTGGTACTTCTGCATTGGCTTTATTGTTAGACCCGGAGGTTACGTCCATCTTTGATACATGTGTATGATTTAAATTGGTTGATTGAAATTTGGGTGTTTTATTCGTTTCTTGCTTAAGATTAGCAGGGATGCGCACCGTTAGCTCCTCGCAGACTCTGTGCCGTGTTATTGTTTATGAGCTtttgattggccaacattttttGAAGGTTGGTgttatatcgccacctgttgctttagCATGCTCTTGACTGCGCTCGagattatttttgcattttcatgtgGAAGGAGACATTTTTTTAAGACAAACTCAGAAAAatcttgttttaaaaagtacCTGCGTAGCTAGCCTTCACACATAAGCTTTCCTTTTTCTAAATGGGTCACCCTCCTTCAACCCTCCCATTTATCCAGGCTTTGGAATAGCACCGGGAATACAATAGCTTGTGACCTCACCTTGGAAAAATGTAGGGCTAGGGGTGCGTTCTCctagtctcaaaatggtgatcTTGCACATGTAAGGTgaatgtgttaaccactacactatgttGTTATATAAATCTGGAAACTTCAACCGCTGATAAAGCATATAATCTAATTACTGAGTCATTTATTGACTAATTtccttatttttaattttggcaGTTATGACCTTCCATACATACTATGACGCAGGGAAGGAGAGGCGTTCAGATGGATTTATCATTTCATCGCTGTTATTCATAAAGAGAAATGCCTGGAAAATGTTAACATGATTGCTAAAAGGGTGCTTTATGTCCTGAGCTTAACTCGTTCATCCTAACCACTGATGTCTCATTTcgtgatataaaaaaaacaaaagaaacatgacTTCAAAGTTGCATTAGTGAAGCAGGACAGTGTTTCGTTTCAAtgctttaagtgtgtgtgtgtgtgtgtgtgtgtgtgtgtgtaagagagactAAAAgccattttaaaaacatatcaGACTGATTCATGTGCAGATTTCCCAACAAGCCTGTGCCAAAACTTTAGCTTACCTGTGCTCTACAGTCTGATCTTAATTGTACTGTAAAAACTGTGCCAATTAAAGACGTATAAACACAAAACAGGCACACCTCTGTCACGTGTCTGCTTTTCCCTCCTTCCTTGTAATGAGACATCCTACACCTGATCTTAATTAGGTCTAATGGAGAGCTCCACTCTATTTAACTAGTTACAGCAAAGCCTTGGCCGGTTGAACAAACATGGCAACATATGGTGACGAGCCAGTGGATACCTACTTCTATTCTTCTTACAATCCTTACATGGGCAGATACCCCCGGCCTAAAGACGCGGGGTGGAAATATAAAAGTTACTTCTCCCACTATGGAGACTCTTCTGATGCCTTCAACAACCACCAGCGCGCACAGCTGAAGTCCATCTTGTCCCAAATCAACCCCAAACTCACCCCGAGGCTCAGGAAGGCGAACACCAAGGATGTGGCAGTGCAGGTCAACCCGAAGAAGGACGCTTCGGTGCAGTGCTCCATTGGCCCGCGCACCCTTCTGGCTATGAAGCGGGACTTCCAGCGCAAAAGGAAGCAGGAGTCAGTGACGCCCGGCAGCCCCAAAGCGACGGGCGGTGTGCGTTACCCCCGCACCCTCGCCGTCTACTCCCCGATAGC
This window harbors:
- the slc10a4 gene encoding sodium/bile acid cotransporter 4, with the translated sequence MKGLGAFGRAVFLQGSGYRTVAEFMAVLPTETSHLMPAFWDSPLSHSINVFVGLVLCFTMLGLGCTVEISQLGQHIRRPIGVLLALVCQFVIMPLVAFLLALAFSLDDVAAMAVLLCGCCPGGNLSNIMSLLVHGEMNLSIIMTISSTLLALVLMPLCLWIYSRAWINTPVVNLLPFGAIILTLCSTLIPIGFGVMLRYRYTRVADIVLKASLWSLLFTLVLLFILTGAMLGPELLSTIPPSVYVVAVLMPLCGYAAGYGLAVLFELPPNSRRAVSLETGCQNVQLCTAILKLAFPPQLMGGMYMFPLLYALFQAAEAGIFILAYRMYRREVLHKPDPMVDGEDTDINYQRFEDEDFEPSYGAVTVSDPNTIMLDPCPPDPTPV